One genomic window of Luteitalea pratensis includes the following:
- a CDS encoding HD domain-containing phosphohydrolase → MRKPAILLSALAVITALHFSLHMGGHTQHVVHVTLRTAYLFPVIVAAVWYGRRGGLLTAAAAIVVFVPHVLLDWANQQMENVSQIASGAVFLLVGWVVGALVDQRDRERERAAAAVQRARRLAIVKAIAALSAALDTRDRHTARHSEEVARVALQLGHARGLSADRLEVLRLAALMHDVGKIGVPDDVLFKTDSLTPEERDVIQQHPVTAGGILEAIDGTRDIADIVVAHHECPDGSGYPLGLRADQIPVEAAILSVADVFVALTEQRPYKEARSPEAALAWMQSVSGSKLDAESVRVLADVVMETPPPGSV, encoded by the coding sequence ATGCGCAAGCCCGCCATACTCCTCTCCGCTCTCGCTGTCATCACGGCCCTGCACTTCAGCCTGCACATGGGCGGCCATACGCAGCACGTCGTACACGTGACACTCCGCACGGCGTACCTGTTCCCCGTGATCGTGGCGGCCGTGTGGTATGGCCGGCGCGGCGGCCTGCTGACTGCTGCCGCCGCCATCGTCGTGTTCGTGCCGCATGTCCTGCTGGACTGGGCGAATCAGCAGATGGAGAACGTCAGCCAGATCGCGTCCGGCGCGGTGTTCCTGCTCGTGGGATGGGTCGTCGGCGCGCTCGTCGACCAGCGCGACCGGGAACGGGAACGGGCCGCCGCCGCGGTGCAGCGTGCCCGGCGCCTGGCGATTGTCAAGGCCATCGCGGCTCTCTCAGCGGCGCTGGACACGCGGGACCGCCACACGGCCCGGCACAGCGAGGAAGTCGCGCGCGTCGCCCTGCAACTGGGGCACGCCCGGGGATTGTCGGCCGATCGGCTCGAAGTACTGCGGCTGGCGGCGCTGATGCACGACGTCGGCAAGATCGGGGTGCCCGACGATGTGCTGTTCAAGACCGACTCGCTGACGCCTGAGGAGCGGGACGTGATCCAGCAGCATCCGGTGACCGCCGGGGGCATCCTCGAGGCGATAGACGGCACCCGCGACATCGCCGACATCGTCGTTGCGCACCACGAATGCCCCGACGGATCCGGCTACCCACTCGGGCTGCGCGCGGACCAGATCCCGGTCGAGGCGGCCATCCTGAGCGTCGCCGACGTCTTCGTCGCGCTCACCGAGCAACGCCCCTACAAGGAGGCGCGGAGTCCGGAAGCGGCGCTGGCGTGGATGCAATCGGTGAGCGGCAGCAAACTCGACGCCGAAAGCGTCCGTGTGCTCGCCGACGTGGTGATGGAAACGCCGCCACCCGGTTCGGTCTGA
- a CDS encoding rhomboid family intramembrane serine protease, protein MEPEAPDAADLALRATDNIQRAGDWALVLHSAGIDHRVEIRDGALALIVRVEHGPAASAALDAFDAESRPVIDAPVPDLGPSPLGLACAVLLTFMFRVTGPGEARPASAWFDVGSAASSAILDGETWRSVTALMLHGDLMHLVGNVVASLLFVSAVGRWLGVGLGGALILASAVAGNLLTAWSYGPGHLSIGASTATFAALGLLAGVQVVRRFGLVERRRRAWVPLVAGLCLVIMLGASERADIVAHLYGLAVGIVAGAAVAATGIRPPGRIVQGLLAVLTLGVLIGSWWLALA, encoded by the coding sequence ATGGAGCCCGAGGCCCCAGACGCCGCCGACCTCGCCCTGCGCGCCACCGACAACATCCAGCGTGCCGGCGACTGGGCGCTCGTGCTGCACTCGGCGGGCATCGACCACCGCGTCGAGATCCGCGATGGCGCCCTCGCGCTGATCGTCAGGGTCGAGCACGGTCCGGCGGCATCGGCCGCGCTCGACGCGTTCGACGCCGAGAGCCGCCCCGTGATCGACGCTCCCGTGCCGGATCTCGGTCCGAGCCCACTCGGACTTGCGTGCGCGGTGTTGCTCACGTTCATGTTCCGGGTCACCGGCCCCGGCGAGGCGCGGCCGGCGTCCGCGTGGTTCGACGTCGGCAGCGCCGCCTCATCGGCGATCCTCGACGGAGAGACCTGGCGGTCCGTGACCGCGCTCATGCTGCACGGCGACCTGATGCACCTGGTCGGAAACGTCGTCGCGTCGCTGCTCTTCGTCTCGGCGGTCGGACGCTGGCTCGGCGTCGGCCTCGGAGGCGCGCTGATCCTCGCGTCCGCGGTTGCCGGCAACCTCCTCACGGCATGGTCCTACGGACCGGGACACCTCTCCATCGGCGCGTCCACGGCCACGTTTGCAGCGCTCGGTCTGCTGGCCGGCGTGCAGGTCGTTCGCAGATTCGGGCTCGTCGAGCGCCGCCGCCGGGCATGGGTCCCGCTCGTCGCCGGCCTGTGCCTGGTCATCATGCTGGGCGCCAGCGAACGTGCCGACATCGTCGCGCACCTGTACGGCCTCGCGGTTGGTATCGTCGCCGGCGCAGCAGTGGCTGCAACAGGCATTCGACCGCCCGGTCGAATCGTGCAAGGCCTGCTCGCCGTCCTGACGCTCGGCGTCCTGATCGGCTCGTGGTGGCTCGCGCTCGCCTGA
- a CDS encoding winged helix DNA-binding domain-containing protein translates to MTTRRPRPPAARVDTGIRGRAALLTPVAEGHRDRHWCRDEPLRLEGVAEAERFIERVGFAACLTDARRPGPSLYIAVCGRRDVVMPRNVQKDEEASHTWLLKDDLLRRGKVYYAKLARGKAMFLAPRMVPHFQAIWGVRRAEEGSRLGADARAILRVLRREWEMSTADLRADSGVTERPAFTRALDQLQAAMLVIPSEVHYRPKFTYIWTLAVGRFPDQLRRRVSRDAALKEVARAFLTSAGMTVPGELARVTGLSRVDAGLGNRALVAEGAAVSPQRGVYLLPGL, encoded by the coding sequence ATGACCACACGCAGGCCCCGGCCGCCGGCCGCTCGTGTCGACACAGGGATACGGGGGCGTGCCGCGCTGCTGACGCCGGTGGCCGAGGGGCATCGGGACAGGCACTGGTGCCGCGACGAGCCGCTGCGGCTGGAAGGCGTGGCGGAGGCCGAACGGTTCATCGAGCGGGTCGGATTCGCGGCGTGCCTCACCGATGCGCGACGGCCGGGGCCGTCGCTCTACATCGCCGTCTGCGGCAGGCGCGACGTGGTGATGCCGCGCAACGTGCAGAAGGACGAAGAGGCCTCACACACCTGGCTGCTGAAGGACGACCTGCTGCGGCGCGGCAAGGTCTATTACGCCAAGCTCGCGCGCGGCAAGGCGATGTTCCTCGCGCCGCGGATGGTGCCGCATTTCCAGGCGATCTGGGGTGTCCGGCGGGCCGAGGAGGGGAGCCGGCTGGGCGCGGACGCGCGCGCCATCCTGCGCGTGCTGCGTCGAGAGTGGGAGATGAGCACGGCCGACCTGCGGGCGGATTCGGGCGTGACCGAGCGTCCGGCGTTCACCCGCGCCCTCGACCAACTGCAGGCAGCGATGCTGGTGATCCCGAGCGAGGTCCACTACCGTCCGAAGTTCACGTATATCTGGACGCTCGCCGTCGGCCGCTTCCCCGACCAGCTCCGCCGGCGCGTCAGTCGCGACGCGGCGCTGAAGGAGGTGGCTCGCGCGTTCCTCACGAGCGCCGGCATGACCGTGCCCGGTGAACTCGCCCGTGTCACCGGCCTCTCGCGCGTGGACGCCGGCCTCGGCAACCGCGCCCTGGTCGCCGAAGGCGCGGCCGTCTCACCCCAGCGCGGCGTCTACCTGTTGCCGGGACTCTGA
- a CDS encoding TonB-dependent receptor: MRILASTLALALLLLPRAVHGQAVTGTIFGTVTDNSGAVMPGVTVTVTNIDTSRSRTYVTDGNGEYTAPSVQTGTYKVGVELQGFKGVVVEGITVSVDQRVRVDARLELGNMSETVEIIATTPLVQVSSSDLSTTVDEEQIKALPLNGRNFVSLTRTVPGVMRGIPGSNIDGAGSLAWRASAAFSANGQRPRDNNYMLDGVDNNETWLQTVVIFPSVDALDEFKLQTSTYSAEFGRSLGGVVNLQLKSGSNQYRGSAFEFYRNDAFDANNFFNNRAGRPKPDFQQNQFGGTIGGHIIRDRTFFFTDYQGLRINAGQTFLSTVPSMKMRAGDFSEINRVIYDPLTQQPFPGNVIPGNRFDPASAQVMQRYYPEPNTAGSISATGQQINNYLINPELTRNDDQFDVKVDHVLTQANRFFGRYSYQKTLRDLPASLPLGDAGTTFGAGKGDIKAQSFAFNDTHTFGTNWLNEARFGWNSIKFFMTPIGYLTNPAAAVGIPGINLNDATSAMTQLGFQTIRNMGANGNQPLITNQNDFQFFDNVTWLKGKHTIKVGGSLTLRSREILNADTIVGNFAFTNNQTSNCAGLASGCTINANTGLDVASFLLGFATSKTRNLFDAETYTEQRPEYALYVHDDFRVSNRLTLNLGLRWDVFVPWIEKDDRQSNFDETTGQFILASDNAVLEGVEVGRYLQTYSKKDFAPRLGFAYDVSGDARLVVRGGFGVFWNFTPGGTSSSKAQNPPFLQSTALTTNVGQTTLRVQDGLPPPPGVDPSRPAAGTTRSIFDIYFRDGFARNWNLNVQKQFGTNYMVELAYVGSQGRNMLLKGDPNQAPPVVGVTDQNVNRPYAAVSPALRSIGQVQSTGTLDYNGFFIKVQRRFADNFSMLNSYTWNKVIDLNSDNDGGVTLTNVYDPQYNRGPADYDVTHTLSSSWVYELPIGRGHWYGGWQTSGILYLRSGLPFTVTQTQGVQSTGTGNRPNRLADGAIDNPTIERWFDTSAFVAPADVTGTYGDAGRNILRGPGQFNIDFSVIKSTRIGRVNTEFRVEAFNLLNHPQFAQPNGTLGNPLFGQITAMLPNPSCALCGTTERNIQVAMKVTF; this comes from the coding sequence GTGCGTATCCTCGCGTCCACTCTAGCCCTTGCCCTGCTCCTGCTGCCCCGGGCCGTCCACGGCCAGGCCGTCACGGGCACCATTTTCGGTACCGTCACCGACAACAGCGGTGCGGTCATGCCAGGCGTCACCGTCACGGTGACCAATATCGACACCAGTCGTAGCCGGACGTACGTGACCGACGGCAACGGCGAATACACCGCCCCCTCCGTCCAGACCGGCACCTACAAGGTGGGTGTCGAGCTGCAGGGTTTCAAGGGCGTCGTCGTCGAAGGCATCACCGTGAGCGTCGACCAGCGCGTGCGCGTCGACGCCCGGCTCGAGCTCGGCAACATGAGCGAGACGGTCGAAATCATCGCCACGACGCCACTGGTCCAGGTGAGCAGCTCCGACCTGTCGACGACGGTCGATGAGGAGCAGATCAAGGCCCTGCCGCTCAACGGCCGCAACTTCGTGAGCCTCACGCGCACCGTTCCCGGCGTGATGCGCGGCATTCCCGGGTCGAACATCGACGGCGCCGGGTCGCTCGCATGGCGCGCGTCGGCGGCGTTCTCGGCCAATGGCCAGCGGCCGCGCGACAACAACTACATGCTCGACGGTGTCGACAACAACGAGACGTGGCTGCAGACGGTCGTGATCTTCCCGAGCGTCGATGCGCTCGACGAATTCAAGCTGCAGACGAGCACCTATTCGGCCGAGTTCGGACGATCGCTCGGCGGCGTGGTGAACCTGCAGCTCAAGTCGGGATCGAACCAGTATCGCGGCAGCGCCTTCGAGTTCTACCGGAACGATGCCTTCGACGCGAACAACTTCTTCAACAACCGCGCCGGCCGGCCGAAGCCGGACTTCCAGCAGAACCAGTTCGGCGGCACCATCGGTGGCCACATCATCCGCGACCGGACGTTCTTCTTCACCGACTACCAGGGCCTGCGCATCAACGCCGGCCAGACGTTCCTCTCGACCGTCCCGTCGATGAAGATGCGCGCCGGTGACTTCAGCGAGATCAACCGCGTCATCTATGACCCGCTCACGCAGCAGCCATTCCCCGGCAACGTGATCCCGGGCAACCGCTTCGACCCGGCCTCCGCGCAGGTCATGCAGCGGTACTACCCCGAGCCAAACACGGCCGGCAGCATCAGCGCGACCGGCCAGCAAATCAACAACTACCTGATCAACCCGGAGTTGACGCGCAACGACGACCAGTTCGACGTCAAGGTCGACCACGTGCTCACGCAGGCCAACCGCTTCTTCGGCCGCTACAGCTACCAGAAGACGCTGCGCGACCTGCCGGCCTCGTTGCCGCTTGGCGACGCGGGCACCACGTTCGGCGCCGGCAAGGGCGACATCAAGGCGCAGAGCTTCGCGTTCAACGACACGCACACCTTCGGCACCAACTGGCTGAACGAGGCGCGCTTCGGCTGGAACTCGATCAAGTTCTTCATGACCCCAATCGGATATCTCACCAACCCCGCCGCCGCCGTCGGCATCCCCGGCATCAACCTGAACGATGCGACGTCGGCGATGACCCAGCTCGGGTTCCAGACCATCCGGAACATGGGCGCCAACGGCAACCAGCCGCTGATCACGAACCAGAACGACTTCCAGTTCTTCGACAACGTGACGTGGCTGAAGGGCAAGCACACGATCAAGGTGGGCGGCAGCCTGACCCTGCGGTCGCGCGAAATCCTCAACGCCGACACCATTGTCGGTAACTTCGCCTTTACGAATAACCAGACGTCCAACTGCGCCGGCCTGGCGAGCGGTTGCACCATCAACGCCAACACCGGCCTGGACGTGGCGAGCTTCCTGCTCGGCTTCGCAACCTCGAAGACGCGCAACCTGTTCGACGCCGAGACGTACACGGAACAGCGCCCCGAGTACGCGCTCTACGTGCACGACGACTTCCGCGTCAGCAACCGCCTGACGCTGAATCTCGGCCTGCGCTGGGACGTGTTCGTGCCGTGGATCGAGAAGGACGATCGGCAGTCGAACTTCGACGAGACGACGGGACAGTTCATCCTCGCGTCCGACAATGCGGTGCTCGAGGGCGTCGAGGTCGGGCGCTACCTGCAGACCTATTCGAAGAAGGACTTCGCCCCGCGCCTGGGCTTCGCCTATGACGTGTCCGGCGATGCCCGCCTCGTGGTCCGCGGCGGCTTCGGCGTCTTCTGGAACTTCACGCCCGGCGGCACATCGTCGTCCAAGGCGCAGAACCCGCCGTTCCTGCAGTCGACGGCGCTGACGACCAACGTCGGCCAGACCACACTGCGCGTCCAGGACGGCCTGCCGCCGCCTCCAGGTGTCGATCCGTCGCGACCGGCCGCCGGCACGACCCGGTCGATCTTCGACATCTACTTCCGCGACGGCTTCGCGCGTAACTGGAACCTGAACGTGCAGAAGCAGTTCGGCACGAACTACATGGTCGAACTCGCGTACGTCGGATCGCAGGGCCGCAACATGCTGCTCAAGGGCGACCCGAACCAAGCCCCACCGGTCGTCGGCGTCACCGATCAGAACGTCAATCGCCCGTATGCGGCGGTCTCGCCAGCGCTGCGCAGCATCGGCCAGGTGCAGAGCACGGGCACGCTCGACTACAACGGGTTCTTCATCAAGGTCCAGCGTCGCTTCGCCGACAACTTCTCGATGCTGAACTCGTACACCTGGAACAAGGTTATCGACCTGAACTCGGACAACGATGGCGGCGTCACCCTGACCAACGTCTACGACCCGCAGTACAACCGCGGCCCGGCCGACTACGACGTGACGCACACGCTCAGTTCCAGCTGGGTGTACGAGCTGCCGATCGGTCGCGGGCACTGGTACGGCGGATGGCAGACGAGCGGCATCCTCTACCTGCGGTCGGGCCTGCCCTTCACGGTCACGCAGACGCAGGGCGTGCAGTCGACCGGCACGGGCAACCGACCCAATCGCCTCGCCGACGGCGCCATCGACAACCCGACGATCGAGCGGTGGTTCGACACGTCGGCCTTCGTCGCCCCCGCGGACGTGACCGGCACCTACGGCGACGCCGGGCGCAATATCCTGCGCGGACCCGGGCAGTTCAACATCGACTTCTCGGTGATCAAGTCGACGCGAATCGGCCGCGTCAACACCGAGTTCCGCGTCGAGGCGTTCAACCTGCTGAACCACCCGCAGTTCGCGCAGCCCAACGGCACGCTCGGCAACCCGCTGTTCGGTCAGATCACCGCGATGCTGCCCAACCCGTCCTGCGCCCTCTGCGGCACGACGGAGCGCAACATCCAGGTGGCGATGAAGGTCACGTTCTGA
- a CDS encoding cyclase family protein, whose amino-acid sequence MTLHARAAFLFVMLAAASPAAQAPPAPDLAALVAKAELVDLTHTFNETTLVWPTSDPMRLEKVADGVTAGGWYYASNIVHLTEHGGTHLDAPVHFAAGQTTADKVELSRLVGDAVVIDVSAQSAKDVDYLISVDDLRRWEATHGRISRGSRVLFRTGWSARWPDAVRYLGTALKGAEGVAQLHFPGLAPDLATFLVKERQISLVGIDTASMDRGQSTTFETHRILAAAGVPGLENLTNLDKLPARGAVLFALSMKVGGGSGGPLRAVAVVPR is encoded by the coding sequence ATGACCCTGCATGCTCGCGCCGCTTTCCTCTTCGTGATGCTCGCCGCAGCATCCCCGGCGGCGCAGGCACCACCCGCGCCTGACCTCGCGGCGCTCGTCGCGAAGGCCGAACTCGTCGACCTGACGCACACGTTCAACGAGACGACGCTGGTGTGGCCGACCTCCGATCCGATGCGCCTCGAAAAGGTCGCGGACGGCGTGACCGCTGGCGGCTGGTACTACGCCTCCAACATCGTCCACCTGACCGAGCACGGCGGCACGCATCTCGACGCCCCCGTGCACTTTGCCGCCGGCCAGACGACGGCGGACAAGGTGGAGTTGTCGCGCCTCGTCGGCGATGCTGTCGTGATCGACGTGAGCGCGCAGTCGGCGAAGGACGTCGATTACCTGATCTCGGTGGACGACCTGCGACGATGGGAGGCGACGCACGGCCGCATCAGCCGCGGCAGCCGCGTCCTGTTTCGGACCGGGTGGTCGGCGCGCTGGCCCGACGCCGTCAGGTACCTCGGGACGGCGCTGAAGGGCGCCGAAGGTGTGGCGCAGCTGCACTTCCCCGGGCTCGCTCCGGATCTCGCGACGTTCCTGGTCAAGGAGCGCCAGATCAGCCTCGTCGGCATCGACACGGCAAGCATGGACCGCGGGCAGTCGACGACGTTCGAGACGCATCGCATCCTGGCGGCCGCCGGTGTGCCGGGCCTGGAGAACCTCACCAACCTCGACAAGTTGCCCGCACGCGGCGCGGTGCTGTTCGCGCTGTCGATGAAGGTGGGCGGCGGCAGCGGCGGCCCATTGCGTGCCGTCGCGGTTGTCCCGAGGTAG
- a CDS encoding class I SAM-dependent methyltransferase, with protein MQTSLLRASLTSFLMVGIAAHAAAQVGVRPAEQWIPLLDSPERIESMHVPELISRLGVQKEMMIADVGAGSGVLTGPLALATGPRGTVYASDIDQALLTHIEQRAQSSRLTNVKTVLGTFTDPKLPAPVDLALMNDVLHHVADRAAYLKTLASQIKRGGRLAIVDFKAESSPHKGNAELIVTESQVNDWAALAGLERTDSFSLYADRYFVIYTKR; from the coding sequence GTGCAAACCAGCCTCCTTCGCGCTTCGTTGACGTCGTTCCTCATGGTGGGCATCGCGGCCCACGCTGCCGCGCAGGTCGGGGTGCGCCCGGCCGAGCAGTGGATTCCGTTGCTCGACTCGCCCGAGCGCATCGAGTCCATGCACGTGCCCGAGCTGATCTCGCGCCTCGGCGTGCAGAAGGAGATGATGATTGCCGACGTCGGCGCCGGCTCCGGCGTGCTCACCGGGCCGCTCGCGCTCGCCACCGGGCCGCGCGGTACCGTGTATGCCTCCGACATCGACCAGGCGCTGCTCACGCACATCGAGCAGCGTGCGCAGTCGTCGCGCCTCACCAACGTCAAGACCGTGCTCGGCACGTTCACCGACCCCAAGCTGCCCGCGCCGGTCGATCTCGCGCTGATGAACGACGTCCTGCACCACGTGGCCGATCGCGCCGCATACCTCAAGACGCTCGCCAGCCAGATCAAGCGCGGTGGGCGCCTCGCCATTGTCGACTTCAAGGCCGAAAGCAGTCCGCACAAGGGCAATGCGGAGTTGATCGTCACCGAGTCGCAGGTGAACGACTGGGCCGCGCTCGCAGGTCTCGAGCGCACGGACTCCTTCTCCCTGTACGCCGATCGCTACTTCGTGATCTACACGAAGCGATAA